Proteins encoded in a region of the Drosophila sechellia strain sech25 chromosome 2L, ASM438219v1, whole genome shotgun sequence genome:
- the LOC6614518 gene encoding male-specific sperm protein Mst84Db: MVLMLCCSFDPFYVGPCPPGCLAPLMGGTPYCGCGPCGGCCSPCCGPCGPCGGCSSCPCGW, from the coding sequence ATGGTTCTGATGCTTTGCTGCAGCTTCGATCCCTTCTACGTTGGACCCTGCCCACCCGGCTGCCTGGCTCCCTTGATGGGAGGAACTCCCTATTGCGGATGTGGTCCCTGTGGAGGTTGCTGTAGTCCTTGCTGTGGTCCTTGTGGTCCTTGTGGTGGATGCAGCTCGTGTCCTTGCGGTTGGTGA